A single genomic interval of Centropristis striata isolate RG_2023a ecotype Rhode Island chromosome 8, C.striata_1.0, whole genome shotgun sequence harbors:
- the LOC131976371 gene encoding acidic amino acid decarboxylase GADL1-like has translation MERHLKVEAMNPSENQSHDGLQSPMVDVHASEVFISQAMEMIMDEAVKKATNVREKVCEWRSPEQLKELLDLTLRDGGESESEILQRCRDAIRYSVKTTHPRFFNQLYAGMEPYSLAASFITEALKPSMYTYEVAPVFTLVEDAVLRKMVELVGWEEGGDGIFNAGGSMSNMYAVNLARFRHCPDIKEVGNSAAVRLVILTSQECHYSISKAAAFLGIGTKNIYTVPSDKRGKMIPSALEEQIKNAISEGAVPFMVNATAGTTVLGAFDPIEEIADICEKYNLWLHVDACWGGSVLLSKKHKDLVKGINRANSVAWNPHKMLMACLQCCAFLVRDKTSLLQRCHSAQASYLFQQDKFYDTSYDTGDKSIQCSRKPDAFKFWLMWKALGTRELEQRVDRALAMARYLAQEVKKREGFTLLMEPEYANVCFWYIPPSLKNLPDGPELWKKLHAVAPVVKERMMRKGSMMIGYQIHHDKPNFFRMVIISPQVSRDDMDFVLDEIHNLGKDL, from the exons ATGGAGAGACACTTGAAAG ttGAAGCCATGAATCCCAGTGAGAACCAGAGCCACGACGGCCTTCAGAGCCCCATGGTGGATGTACATGCATCAGAGGTCTTCATATCCCAAGCCATGGAAATGATTATGGATGAAGCAGTAAAAAAAGCTACTAATGTCAGAGAAAAG GTGTGTGAGTGGCGTTCCCCAGAGCAGCTGAAAGAGTTGTTGGACCTTACGctgagagatggaggagagtCTGAGTCCGAGATCCTGCAGCGCTGCAGAGATGCCATCAGATACAGCGTCAAGACAA CCCATCCTCGTTTCTTCAACCAGCTGTATGCAGGGATGGAGCCCTATTCCTTGGCGGCAAGCTTCATTACAGAGGCCCTCAAACCTAGTAT GTACACATATGAGGTGGCTCCAGTCTTCACATTGGTGGAGGATGCTGTGCTTAGGAAGATGGTGGAGCTGGTTGGGTGGGAGGAAGGGGGAGATGGAATCTTCAATGCAG GTGGCTCAATGTCCAACATGTACGCTGTGAACCTAGCCAGGTTTCGTCACTGTCCTGACATTAAAGAAGTTGGCAACTCTGCTGCTGTGCGACTGGTCATCCTCACATCTCAGGAG TGCCATTACTCCATTTCCAAAGCAGCAGCTTTCCTTGGCATAGGCACAAAGAACATTTACACGGTTCCATCTGATAAGAG AGGGAAAATGATTCCCTCAGCTCTGGAGGAGCAAATAAAGAATGCCATAAGTGAG ggtGCAGTACCTTTCATGGTAAACGCTACAGCAGGAACCACTGTGCTCGGAGCTTTTGATCCCATCGAGGAAATTGCAGACATCTGTGAGAAGTACAACCTGTGGTTGCATGTTGAT GCTTGTTGGGGAGGATCAGTTCTGTTGTCTAAGAAGCATAAAGACTTGGTGAAGGGCATCAATAG AGCCAACTCTGTGGCCTGGAACCCCCACAAAATGCTGATGGCATGTCTGCAGTGCTGTGCTTTCCTGGTCAGGGACAAAACT AGCCTACTCCAGCGTTGCCACTCGGCTCAGGCCTCCTACCTCTTCCAGCAGGATAAATTCTATGACACTAGCTACGACACAGGGGACAAATCCATCCAATGCAGCAGGAAGCCAGATGCCTTCAAGTTCTGGCTTATGTGGAAGGCTTTGGGAACCAGAGAGCTGGAGCAGAGGGTAGACAGAGCCCTGGCCATGGCCAG gtaTCTTGCACAAGAGGTCAAGAAAAGAGAAGGGTTCACTCTGTTGATGGAA CCTGAATATGCAAATGTTTGCTTCTGGTACATTCCACCAAGTCTGAAGAATCTTCCAGACGGCCCAGAGCTCTGGAAAAAACTCCATGCT GTGGCTCCAGTGGTGAAAGAACGCATGATGAGGAAGGGCAGTATGATGATTGGCTACCAGATCCATCATGACAAGCCCAACTTTTTCAGGATGGTTATCATCAGCCCTCAAGTCAGTAGGGACGACATGGACTTTGTCCTGGATGAGATACATAATCTGGGAAAGGATTTGTGA
- the LOC131976741 gene encoding potassium voltage-gated channel subfamily G member 4-like, whose product MTILGAGFDDQSSSSGDSYQHVLTETETATVKGLYFQRAQLLCGPAASRRYLDPSRQALINVGGIRYAFPWSTLEDFPQSRLSRLRFCTTLREIAEFCDDYDEMQHEFFFDRDPLAFRAIVNFLAKGKLRMLQEVCNVALHGELLYWGIDIGQMEPCCRHRVICSVEEVAEHQRKEDEWRQKRRMLRGSVAEGSLFHMLGEAVENPHSGLAGKVFAFLSVIMVVVTVVSLCMSSMSDQQQEEAMGKCSQKCRNLFVVESVCVAWFSFEFLVRFFHAQSKLEFARGPLNIIDAAVILPYYFSLLMDLNDESFKDIGAGAGKSTLDKLGLILRVLRALRILYVMRLARHSLGLQTLGLTIQRSVTDFGLLLLFMCVAVTLFSPLVHLAESELAPNAARSPQLSFSSIPASYWWSIISVTTVGYGDMVPHSIPGQLAALFSILSGILILAFPSTSIFHTFYRTYRELKEDHERLWKEERGAELATEAEESMKERETWPDNWNHISQSAVSAFVH is encoded by the exons ATGACCATCCTCGGTGCTGGCTTTGATGATCAGTCCTCCAGTAGTGGAGACAGTTACCAACATGTCTTGACAGAAACAGAGACTGCCACAGTCAAAGGCTTGTACTTTCAGCGTGCTCAGCTGCTCTGTGGGCCAGCAGCATCACGGCGCTACCTCGATCCCTCCCGACAAGCCCTCATCAACGTTGGGGGCATTCGATATGCCTTCCCCTGGAGCACCTTGGAGGACTTTCCCCAGAGCCGCCTAAGTCGTTTACGTTTCTGCACCACCCTGAGGGAGATAGCAGAGTTTTGTGATGACTATGATGAGATGCAACATGAATTCTTCTTTGACCGTGACCCTTTAGCCTTTCGGGCCATCGTCAACTTCTTGGCTAAAGGGAAGTTACGTATGCTACAGGAGGTCTGCAATGTGGCTTTGCATGGTGAGCTGCTGTACTGGGGCATTGATATCGGACAGATGGAGCCCTGCTGCCGCCACAGggtgatctgctctgttgaggaGGTGGCCGAGCACCAGCGCAAGGAGGACGAGTGGCGGCAGAAAAGGAGGATGCTGAGGGGCTCTGTAGCAGAGGGCAGCCTGTTCCACATGCTGGGAGAAGCAGTTGAGAACCCTCATTCAGGTTTAGCAGGGAAAGTGTTTGCCTTCCTGTCTGTTATCATGGTGGTGGTCACTGTGGTCAGTCTATGTATGAGCTCCATGTCAGACCAACAACAGGAAGAAGCCATG GGAAAATGCTCCCAAAAGTGCCGGAACTTGTTTGTGGTGGAGTCTGTTTGTGTTGCTTGGTTCTCCTTTGAGTTTCTTGTGCGATTTTTCCACGCACAGAGCAAACTGGAGTTTGCCCGTGGGCCTTTGAACATAATTGATGCTGCTGTCATCCTGCCCTATTATTTCTCACTGCTTATGGATCTCAATGATGAATCCTTTAAGGATATTGGGGCCGGTGCAGGAAAGAGCACCCTGGATAAACTGGGTCTAATCCTGCGTGTGTTGAGGGCCCTGCGTATCCTGTATGTGATGAGGCTGGCCCGCCACTCTCTGGGTCTGCAGACTTTGGGCCTGACTATCCAGCGGAGTGTGACAGACTTCGGCCTACTGCTGCTCTTCATGTGTGTTGCTGTGACTCTTTTCTCCCCACTAGTGCACCTAGCTGAGAGTGAGCTGGCTCCCAATGCTGCAAGGTCCCCTCAGCTCAGCTTCTCCAGCATTCCAGCATCATACTGGTGGTCCATCATCTCAGTGACCACAGTGGGGTATGGTGACATGGTGCCACACAGCATCCCCGGCCAACTGGCAGCGCTGTTTAGCATCTTATCAGGGATCCTTATTTTGGCTTTCCCTTCCACATCTATTTTCCACACGTTCTACCGAACCTACCGTGAGCTCAAGGAGGACCATGAGAGGCTGtggaaggaggagaggggggcTGAGCTTGCCACTGAGGCTGAGGAAAGcatgaaagaaagagaaacttGGCCCGATAACTG GAATCACATTTCACAGTCAGCTGTGTCCGCTTTTGTCCACTAG